The segment AATACAACAGTTACTATTCAAGCATATGTCTAAGAACTGGAGTTAAGGGGTAACTCGAAACCCGATGAATATCTCAGTATATTGCTAACATTTTGTTTTTGGGAGTTTACAGATGGATACATAAAAATGAATATTTAAATTGAAAACATATACATCACTCCACTACATTACTGATCATTGATGCCTAGAAGTGAAACTTCACTGATATTGCTGCTCATGCTTAATGTTGATTAATTGCTTTGTGTCAAACAGAACAAAATTACATTTGGACACGTGAAGAGTGATTTTGAAACGTGTGAACAAATACTTCAATATAAGGCTGTGCTGAACAAGTTCACTTTTCCGTTAATTAAGCCTTGCCCGTGCAGACCAGAAACAATCTAGCAAATCACATACCAGCCAAAATGTTGCCATGATGATCCTCCAAAGCTCAGTATTAAACCACAGCCACAAACAAAACCAAGGAAACAGGCCCGAACAGCAATCTGGAGGCACAGATCAGAAGTCAAAATGTAGTTTGTGAAATAATTCCAAGTGATTCAATAGGGCAGCAATTGAAAAccaatagaattttttttttttttttttttaaaaggaacaCGTCAACTCTGGTATTTGCCACTCCTGCCCTGCATTCAGTCACAGACTTGCCATTTCTTCTCTGCAACTTTAAAGTTGTATTATCACCAATATCTGCCCCCgttgcctctggcactgtgaggtagcaactctaccaactgcaccactgcaccgccCTAATTGATCTATTAAGTCTACATTAGCTCTCAAGCCAATCCCATCAATTTAATTCCCACatatttccctgtaacctttaCTCTCTCAtcgcttcttcttgcgtttggcgtgcacagcctaaagttgtcggacaacttgtattatttgatcttatttgattgtgcacgccaggctgattgtattcgttgaaacagggcggaccatgtgaaggttgcattctcccaccccctctcataGTCACACAAAATACACAACACAGGTTTTTCCTAACCACAGTGAGGGAAATTTACCGTGGGCAATTCATCCACCAGCACATTTCTGACATGTGGGAATAACCCAGTTATTGTATTATATACATGCAGACAGGAAggcatcaggatcaaacctgggtcgctTGAGCTGCAAGGCAGTAATCTGCTTGATGCCCCACGTCTACATTCCTGCCCACCAATCAGCCCCTACTGATGACCATTCACGACTCTCACAGACATCAACAGCATGATTCATTTGGATAATTCTGATTTTATCACATTTACGTTCTCCACTGCCCTTTTCCTCTCTGCACCTTAAAATGtaaactgaaatgttaactgtttctcttaccCTATTGACTACCAGGCCTGCCGAGTTTTTCCAAATTTTCCGCACCTTCCAGTTTTTAGTTTTCAACATTTAATTCATTTATATTTTATCTCTTAGCCAATCCACCCCTCTCAGCTTTGGTATCAAGGTTGGGGGATGGAATGTAGAAATACTGAAGGACCAGCATGCATAGCGGTAGACTAATGCCAAAAGATAATGAGTAAAcaacaaaatgctagaggaactcggcaggttagGGATCAGGGGTAATGTTGGTATTGGGGTGTTGCATGAGAGGAATCCCTTACATCATAAAACTCAGCATGGCACCAGCATGCCCAGGAACGAGAGGCAGCCAatatcaccaaagacccacaccaccgtgGCCATGCTCCCATCTCACTCCCAGCACCaggaaggaggtacaggagccttagAACTGTGACTAGCATGTTCAAGAACAGCTGCTTCCTCAGCTACTCTGATCTGTGGATTGTCATTGGCTTCACTACATACTTACACTATTactaagggccgaatagcctactcctgcacctatttcctatgttatcTAGTATaatggttattcatttattgtattattgattattatgtgGTATCTGTGTGTCATTGCATTAATGCGCTTGTTAAtttagaatttcattattccattgccaTTACATATGACAGTTCAATAATCTTGActctggaaatattcagctgcAGGAGGTAGAGAAATAGCAGGTAGAGTTTAATTCAAGCAAGAGTAGCACTTTCGGACATCagattgataggcagatggctggacaaagggcagagatgtaAAGAAAGTAGGTAGGTAGACAGTAGGATtaaagttgcgaattgtgaagctagagaaaggaatataggtggaaggatagggaagaaataggtgcaagtccaggggGGAACAGAGGAGAGAGGGGGCTATTGATAAGACCGCATTAAGGTACAGCGGGATCTTAAAGTCCAAGTCCATAATtctctgaaagtagcaacacaaattgataaggtgatgaagaaggcatatccctagccagtctgaataagggtctcaatccgaaacgtcacccattccttctctccagagatgttgcctgtcccgctgttactccatctttttgtgcctatctaaggcatatggtatgcttgccaccATTGGTTGGGGCATCGAGCACAACAGTCAGGAAGTAttgatgcaactttataggacgTTGGTTAgccctcatttggagtattgcatgcagttctggtacaCCATTGCacaaaggatgtggaagctttggacagGATGCAAATGCGAtttaccagaaatgctgcctggattagaggagatTAACTTTTAAGAGGTTAGATTGCGTTTTTTCCCCCTGTAATGCCagaggggagacctaatagaagtatatgaaatgatGGGAGGGATACACATGGCAGTCAGACCCCCCACCCACTCCGGGTAGAAATTtaaaagactagaaggcatatgTATTAGATGtgtagggcaaagtttaaagcaaatgcgtggggcaagttttgttttacagcctgccagggctggtggtagaacttttggaaaggcacatggatatggagggaggacagacacaaaatgctggagtatctcagcgggacaaacagcatcactggagagaaggaatgggtgacgttttgggtccaggggattatggagggatttggattaaGTACAGagagagatcagtttaacttcgcatcatgttcggtacagacatcgtgggccgaaaggtctgttcctATGCTGACTGTTGTATGAGTTCCACAGGGCTGGGCGACGGTTTTGCTTGCAGCATATAGCGGGGACTCGTCCCTCGCCGTCCCCCCGGCCCCGGCCGCCAGCGTTACCTGATAGTGAAAGCCCCGGTACAGCAGCACCAGTAGCACGTTGATGGCAGCCAGGTAGATGGCCAGCTGGGCGCGGCCGGCGAGAGTGGCCGGGGCGCCGGTCAGGCCCGGCAACAGGACGACGGAAACTCCAAGCGCGAAGCTTACGGCGCTGAGGCGACCCTCGGCCACCAGCCCGCCTCCCGCCatcgccgcccgcccgcccgcgctCGCGAGAGCCCGCACCAAGCGCCGCGAGCCCCGCCGCCACCGCGCACTGCGCAGCCGCGATGCGCCACCCGCTCGCCACGTGACCCTGGCCAGGTACCAAGGTAGGCACCTTGTGTCAGTGCAGGTGATGGAAGTACTagggaccaaagatcttatagcagagctataaTATCTTTGCTAGGGACTACCTGTCCTCCACACCTTGTGTCAGTGCAGGTGATGGAAGTACTagggaccaaagatcttatagcagagctataaTATCTTTGCGCCAGGGACTACCTGTCCTCCACACCTTGTGTCAGTGCAGGTGATGGAAGCGCCAGGGACTACCTGTCCTCCACACCTAGTGTCAGTGTAGGTGGTAGAGGCGTCAGGTACTATCTGCCATCCAGCACCTTGTGCAGGGCAGTGAAGACTTTCGGCTAGATGGTGTTTGAACTTGAGAACCTCAActacagaaggtggttgaggccagttcattggctatatttaagagggagttagatgtggcccttgtggctaacaagggatcagggggtatggagagaaggcaggtacaggatactgagttggatgatcagccatgatcatattgaatggcggtgcaggctcgaagggccgaatggcctactcctgcgcgtattttctatgtttctatgtaaccaggGATAATAGataacagactgattcctgggatgtcaggactgtcttatgaagaaagactggatagacttggtttatactctctagaatttagaagattgagaggggatcttatagaaacttacaaaattcttaaggggttggacaggctagatgcaggaagattgttcccgatgttagggaagtccaggacaaggggtcacagcttaaggataaaggggaaatcctttaaaaccgagatgagaataacttttttcacgcagagagtggtgaatctctggaactctctgccacagagggtagttgaggccagttcattggctatatttaagagggagttagatgtggcccttgtggctaaggggatcagggggtatggagagaaggcaggtacgggatactgagttggatgatcagccatgatcatattgaatggcggtgcaggctcgaagggccgaatggcctactcctgcacctaatttctatgtttctatgtttctatgtaatacagtTGCATGCTCATTACACACTCTCTCTTTGGTTTATGTTGATATTTATGCTTCTCAAGAGACTCCTCCTACTTTATTCGTTTCCCAACCCTGCTTAACTTTTCCCAATAGATAAAACTTGAAGACTTCTCGAAGGTGGTGTTTATTGCACGAGAAATGGAGTATAAAAACAGTGAAGCTTGATGCAGCTTTCTAGGCTTTGGTTCTGGTTAAATTGCACCCGGAATACTGTGCAGTTTACATCCCCATATTTAAggttagtatgatttgactgactAGCATTGCAGACATGTCACTGTTTGCACACGTTAAATACTTACATTAACTAATTAATAAATAGAGGCAATGCAGGAAAGGTTCACTGGCTTGATGCTCGTTGAAAGGATTGATGAATAAAAGAAAGGTTGAGTAAATTGGGCCTATAGCCAATtacatttagaagaatgaaagccaaggtgatctcattgaagcatatacaATTCTGAGAGTTTACAGGATGGATAGTGAGAGAATATTTACACATTGCACATTTTAGGTCAGTACTTTGGTGTTGAGTTATTGGTCAGTAACTTTACATCAGAGGTTTTCTGATTCTCACGAGGAATGTTACCTGTATATTGATAAAACTTTGTTTTATCATGAATTCTACTTTAATGTTATTCAACGGGCCATGTGGTTGTTTAAAGACATGACGAGTCAGTTGAAGGCAGTTTTTTGTTATAACAACCTGTACTTGGACGTCTTTAAATTATGATGGAGACATGCCTTGCATTTGCAAAGCAAAAAAATGGATATATATTCTTGGGGAAAGTTATATTATCCCTGGCTGGTTTCTAGTTTTAGTCTCCATGGTTACAAGATTAATCATTTCAAGATGGCGGCCGAGGTCGCGGGTCAGCACGTGACCCGGTCGCCATTTTGTGATGCTGCAACGGGCAGGGGCTGTTGTGGGCTGTATTTTACGGCTGGACCGAACGAAAGGACTAGCAATTATCCACAAATGGAAATACTCCAAAAGGAGCGAGGCAAATTTGAGACAGGGGTGGAGGAAAAAGTTTGCAATAAACTATGGTGGACTGCATCACCCAGCATGCCCGGCGCTGTTGTTTAGCCAGGGGTCGGCTGGCCCGCGCAGGCGCATTTCGGAGGAAGCCTCTGACAGCTGGTTCAAGATGGTTTAGAGCAGTTTTACTGCAGAGCGCACGTCGTGATCTTTGTTCCTGTCACATTCGCCCCAATTGTGCAGAAACCACCCCCTTTCAGGTAAAGAAACCTTAACTGAATTGTCCAAAAGGCAAAATATAACCTTCTCAATGTTGCCAAACAGCCTTCAGTCTCTTCTGCTTGCGATGGTTTGTTGGGTGTCAACAGTCTTCACTCATCTCAAGGTTTTGACACTGACTGCATGTTTGTTATGCTTTTCCATGCATCTGAATTGTTTACTGATTATTTAAGTGTAtggatttttgtttaaaattagAATTACTTTGAAAAAACTTTTACATAAAATAATAATGATTCTTGAAAATCAAAACCCATTAAGTTCCCGAAAGTATAACTATCAAATGTACTGCCATGCACTTTGCTaaaaggaataaaggcatagactgttTACTAAATGGGAAGAgtggtgcagaattcccaaaagattaatttgcaagtGAGTCTGCAATAAGGAAAGCAAATCCAATGTTAGTATTAATTTCTAGAGGACTAGAATCTAAAAGAaatgatgtaatgctgaggctttataaggtgctggtgagAACACATCTTAAATATTGTCAGCAGTTTTGGGGAGGAGGGTTGTGCTGGTGATGGGGAGTGGCCAGAGGAGTCTTACGCAAATGATCCTGGGCATGATTGGGTTAACTTGTGGAGCaattgatggctctgggcctgtactcgctgtcgattcgaaggatgagggggggaatctaattgaaacctatccaataatgaaaggcctagatagactggacgtggagtggatgtttccagtagtgggcgagtctaggactagaaggcaaagcctcagaataaaaagatgtacctttagaatggagctgAGGTGGAATTactttagctagagggtggttaatcagtggaattcattgccacaaatgttgGTGAGAACAAAttgctgggtatttttaaagtggagatttatAGGTTATTGATTACGGTGAGAAGACAGAaggattgggttgagagggagaaatagagcagacatgattgaatggtggtgggccGAATAgtcgaattctgctcctacattTTATGAATTGGCACTGTCGATAAAATGTTTGTGTCTGCAGAACAAGGAAATCATGGTCAGTCAATTTGCAAGTCATCTGCCTAAAAATATTTCTGCACAGCTCAGTTGAGAgaatagatttgtttattgtggaGATTACTTTGAGAGGAAGCCGACAGAATCCTCTGCACTTCTCTTTAAAATAACTATAAATTGGTTATTTTTGTTCCCTCGTTTATTTCTTAACCGTTAATCTAACCCACGTTTCTTTGGAATCGAACTTATTGGGATTTGCTTCGGGACGATTTTCTTTTTGTCAAATATGTTTTTAATCGGACATTTTATGAAAAGCACCCTATAAAATGTCAGATTTTTTTTCTGGTCATGACAATAATTCTCATCTGCAAGCACGTTGGTGCTGTTGTTAAAGTGTGGATACATTTGAAAGAATGATTTTCTTTCCTGTCACTCTCAATTGCTGTCAGTCCCAATTGAGCATCCATTCACCAGTCACTCAGTGTTGAGCCAAACCTTACCTTTCCATTACCTGGGCTTATTGCTAAGCTTCTAAATAAACATTATATTGCTTTATTGCCCCAAGTACAATGTGGCTGcccgtatgaagaagggtcttgacccgaaatgtcgcccattccttctctccagatatgctgcctgtcccgctgagttgctccagaattttgtgtctacctacgatATAGACCTTGTGATATTGATGTAGCTGTGTTTGTTCTAGTTTATGGCGTCAATGGAAAGTGGACGAGtttacattaattaattaaaatcctTACTTTTACAGGAATTAATAGTCCTTGGCATTCAAAATCTCTCAAAACATTCATGGAACTAGGGACTGTCTTTGTGACATTTTGAGCAACAGCgggaaaaaaatagaaaataatgaCAAGTTAGATGTGCAGGCTAGGAAATAACAACAAATACCATGGATATACTTAATTGAGCCATGGTAAACTGCATCTCTGTGTGGGGAACTATTAATATTGTGCTATACCTCCCTCAGGAGTATTTGATGGTACAATGTGAGATGTGTTTAGAACTATAGTGGTATAATTGGAAAAGAACAGTCCAATTAGGCTCCTCCCGCGAACTCTTTTCTCTGCAATTCCCTTGTGCCTTTCTCTATTTCCCCCCTCTTTTTAAGGTTACTATTGAATGCACTAAATGTGTTATCTTTTGATTCTGTTTAAACTGTGCTGTATCCTAAGTGGCTAACAGAACAGTATTAAGCATATCTATTGCAAACAGGAAGAATAACTcacttttgtcttttttaaaGATATGCAAGACCATTTTTCTGAACACAGCAAGAAAATTCTTAATGCATTGAACAAACAAAGGGAAGATGGTAAATTTTGTGATGTATCTCTGGACCTAGGAGGCTACTGTTTGAACGCACATCGCAGTATCCTGGCTTGCTGTAGTAATTTCTTCCACAATATCTATGGAACTGGCACGTCTAGTGAAATCAACCTTCCTGAGAGTTGCTCTGGCGTTTTGGGCCTTCTGTTTGACTTTATATACACAGGCGAACTTCATTTGACGCAAACAAATGTTTCCAAGGTGCTAAATGCAGCAGAGGAACTCTCAATCCCTGATGCAGTTCAAGCTTGTCACCATTATCAgcagaagtttgcagatgatgagaGGAAGAGTGATGAGCCCGTGTGTGACCAACAAACAGATGGATGTGGACCAGTGACGGCACCAGTGGACACTACAACACAAACGGGAGAAATCAAAGTTCTCGAGGAACTAATCACAAAGAGTGATTTTGGACAATTTGGCAAAAGGAGTACCAGGTGCAACAAGAAACATCCATTTGAGTTGCGCACTAACAAACAGAATGACAAAATAAAATCACTTGGTGTTCAGAAAAGATCTAGAGATTCCTCGAAATCCCACAGAAGCCCAAGTTCTAAACAGTCGAAGAAAGCCAAAGAAAGTAACTCGGAAGACAGCAGTGAGGAGAACAGTGTGGAGAGTACCAGTGACCCGAGCATGGACATAATTAAAGTGGAAGACGATGAGGAAAGTATGAACAAGAGTGAACTGGACCATGATTACATTCCATCTAGACACAATTGTAAGAGACCGAGAAAAGCTGGCGTGCTGGAAAACACCACGTTAGTGGCGAGCACACCCAAGCGCAATGCCCCGGACCCGTCAAACAGAAAGAGCGAACCCATCGAGTGTCCAACGTGTCATAAGAAGTTCCTCAGCAAATATTACCTCAAAGTGCACAACAGGTAAATTCATGGGCTTCCTGGTCCATTTTTAGTCGTTAAAGTCATGAGCAATGTATATCTGTGGGTATTAATGCAATGCAATAACAATTGCAGATGGTGAGAATGATGTACAATCCATCTGTGTTTGGGGTTAAAATTGCTGGTCTGAAATTACTCCGAagtatccttttttttttaaagcaaaataaCGTGCTATAGAGAGATACTCTTATTCTGTTTTATATCTTTTGGAGAAGATGAAATCTTCACAAGAGAACCCAAGGCACATTTGGATGGGAGTAGAAGATGAGGGTGGAGAAGGGAGAAGCTTGACTAAGCAACACAGATGTGATGGTTGAATCTGAGCAAGCAATCTGAATTCTATCACCAGAGGATTAGTGCATGTAGCCCCAACAttcatcaggctgttgaacactaCAAAACACTAACTATACTATGAACTgacttggttgcactaaggacttcggGCTTTTTGCActagcattgtttttttttttaaatttattattatttttttttgttcattatgTTATCTAtaagtattgtgtttacaagccTGTTAGTTTAGAGCTATAGTATGGAAAAAGGACCTTCAGTCCACCGggttcacactgaccatcaatcaccgattgattctatgatatcccactttctcatccactcgctacacaatcgggacaatttacataggccaataaacctacaaacctgagaaaACTATAGGAAACCCTTGTCGcacagcgagaacatgcaaactgacaTGGTCAGTattcgagatcaggatcaaactcgggtctctggttctgtgaggcagcagctctaccaactacgCTAATGTGCTGCTACTAGTAAGCATTTAATTCTTCCGTTGTCTGTACATATGTCAATTAAACACTTGTGACTCAAAATTGTGAAATGTTACACGTTGCTATCTCGGAATATAAATGGTAAACCTGAATCGTATTTCCACatatctcgaagggccgaatggcctactcctgcacctattgtctattgtctattctgacCAATGGCTGTTAATTCCAATTTTCTTATATTCCATTCAATTTCTGCTGAATTGTTGATATTTGAGTCAAGGGCAGCATTTACTGCCCTTGAGAAAGTGTTGATAAGTCTCCTCCTTGAAGTACTTTGACCAGGAAACCCCCTA is part of the Leucoraja erinacea ecotype New England chromosome 30, Leri_hhj_1, whole genome shotgun sequence genome and harbors:
- the LOC129711592 gene encoding LOW QUALITY PROTEIN: telomere zinc finger-associated protein-like (The sequence of the model RefSeq protein was modified relative to this genomic sequence to represent the inferred CDS: inserted 1 base in 1 codon) → MVDCITQHARRCCLARGRLARAGAFRRKPLTAGSRWFRAVLLQSARRDLCSCHIXPQLCRNHPLSDMQDHFSEHSKKILNALNKQREDGKFCDVSLDLGGYCLNAHRSILACCSNFFHNIYGTGTSSEINLPESCSGVLGLLFDFIYTGELHLTQTNVSKVLNAAEELSIPDAVQACHHYQQKFADDERKSDEPVCDQQTDGCGPVTAPVDTTTQTGEIKVLEELITKSDFGQFGKRSTRCNKKHPFELRTNKQNDKIKSLGVQKRSRDSSKSHRSPSSKQSKKAKESNSEDSSEENSVESTSDPSMDIIKVEDDEESMNKSELDHDYIPSRHNCKRPRKAGVLENTTLVASTPKRNAPDPSNRKSEPIECPTCHKKFLSKYYLKVHNRKHTGEKPFKCSKCEKCYFRKENLLKHEARNCISRTGVVYTCPECNQTFKGRFELRNHLVSHTGEMPFKCPSCPQQFMQKKDMQSHMIKSHGAPKPFPCPACSKCFLSRTDLHQHELSRHQGEKLFVCEECGHRASTRHGLQMHIKSKHRNERPYICEFCDRGFTQKGNLNVHLRTHTGEKPFQCHLCGKTFRIQASLDKHNRTHTGERPFGCEICNRRFTERGPLHRHMASKHQEGRPHDCNICGKTFKAVDQLRVHVGRHKGVRKFECSECGYKFTRQAHLRRHMDIHGRVENYSPRQRRLRNLIVPNEKEGDTEVLEAPQADQPSVAAAPPPTDAKELTSQNTDTRELSVQRFLDNGNYHPEENVMSTASETDTYVEEITIVEI